In the Polyangiaceae bacterium genome, one interval contains:
- a CDS encoding response regulator, with amino-acid sequence MHVGLVTAPGLLGQFVMRAIEPAGHRLSVAPDLDALMDQADDALQVVLFAPVVDGLPAAQVLQQAQGDGTAPERAVYLGLDVASCEEARRAGFLQAIQLPFQAQELLRVIEASAEGKLTVLLVDDSDLIHKHTVPMLTEAGYRVEEAWNGKQALEMIEKARPDLVLSDVEMPEMDGFTLCRTLKESEALSSIPVVICSSLGEAADLEKGFDAGADDYLVKPVVPEELVSRLHALLATRMISAREHILVVDDSAAVRHLVADCLRRQGFRIETAVDGQDGLDKAQGEVPDLVLTDYDMPRMTGFQFVHALRRDESTRDVPIVMLTARESKRDQAQMRAAGLTSYLVKPFSTDKCIAIVERVLAESRLSRYKEASRLYISEGAVRAAEALSLSGVKGEVRAKEVDATLLFSDISGFTSMSSRMSPQDVVAILNESFDALCIVIRDQGGDIDKFIGDAIMAVFEDRPDFDEPHALRAARAAWGMQQALTAFNAKREKPLVMRIGLNAGPVVRGDIGSRFVRRDYTCIGDVVNRAQRHESKAPLGGVLMSMSVYERVKDLVLAEEMTGLTFKGIDEPQSAFVLKGFVESS; translated from the coding sequence ATGCACGTAGGGTTGGTGACGGCGCCGGGACTGCTGGGCCAGTTCGTGATGCGCGCGATCGAGCCCGCGGGGCATCGCTTGTCCGTGGCGCCAGACCTCGATGCGTTGATGGACCAGGCCGACGACGCATTGCAGGTCGTGCTCTTCGCGCCGGTGGTGGATGGCCTGCCCGCGGCCCAGGTGCTGCAACAAGCGCAAGGCGACGGCACTGCCCCCGAGCGCGCGGTGTATCTCGGCCTCGACGTGGCGAGTTGTGAAGAAGCGCGCCGCGCGGGGTTTCTGCAAGCGATCCAACTGCCCTTTCAAGCGCAAGAACTGCTGCGCGTCATCGAAGCTTCGGCCGAGGGCAAACTCACGGTGCTGCTGGTCGACGACAGCGATCTGATCCACAAGCACACCGTGCCGATGCTCACGGAAGCGGGCTATCGCGTGGAGGAAGCCTGGAACGGCAAGCAAGCGCTGGAGATGATCGAGAAAGCGCGTCCCGACCTGGTGCTCTCGGACGTCGAGATGCCGGAGATGGACGGTTTCACCCTGTGTCGCACGCTCAAGGAGAGCGAAGCGCTGTCCAGCATTCCGGTGGTGATCTGCTCCTCCCTGGGCGAGGCCGCGGATCTGGAGAAGGGCTTCGACGCGGGCGCCGACGACTACTTGGTGAAGCCCGTGGTGCCCGAGGAGCTCGTGAGCCGCCTCCACGCGCTACTCGCCACGCGCATGATCAGCGCGCGCGAGCACATTCTGGTGGTGGACGACTCGGCCGCGGTGCGCCACTTGGTCGCGGATTGCCTGCGACGACAGGGTTTTCGCATCGAGACCGCGGTGGACGGCCAAGACGGTCTGGACAAGGCGCAGGGCGAAGTCCCCGACCTGGTGCTGACGGACTACGACATGCCGCGCATGACGGGCTTTCAGTTCGTGCATGCCTTGCGACGCGACGAAAGCACCCGCGACGTGCCGATCGTGATGCTCACGGCGCGGGAGAGCAAACGCGACCAAGCGCAGATGCGTGCCGCGGGGCTGACGAGCTACCTGGTAAAGCCTTTCTCGACGGACAAGTGCATCGCGATCGTGGAGCGTGTGCTCGCCGAGTCGCGCTTGTCTCGCTACAAAGAAGCGAGCCGTCTCTACATCAGCGAGGGCGCCGTGCGCGCAGCGGAGGCGCTGAGTCTGAGTGGCGTAAAGGGCGAGGTTCGAGCCAAAGAAGTCGATGCCACGCTGCTCTTCTCCGACATCTCGGGCTTCACCAGCATGAGTTCGCGCATGAGTCCACAAGACGTGGTGGCGATCCTGAACGAGTCCTTCGACGCATTGTGCATCGTGATTCGGGATCAGGGCGGGGACATCGACAAGTTCATCGGCGACGCGATCATGGCGGTGTTCGAAGATCGCCCCGACTTCGACGAGCCCCACGCGCTTCGCGCGGCGCGGGCGGCCTGGGGCATGCAGCAGGCGCTGACCGCGTTCAATGCCAAGCGAGAAAAGCCTTTGGTGATGCGCATTGGGCTCAATGCGGGCCCCGTGGTGCGTGGCGACATCGGCTCGCGCTTCGTACGTCGCGACTACACTTGCATTGGCGACGTGGTCAACCGAGCCCAACGCCACGAGTCGAAGGCGCCCCTGGGCGGCGTGCTGATGAGCATGAGCGTGTACGAGCGCGTGAAGGATCTGGTGCTGGCCGAAGAGATGACCGGGCTGACCTTCAAGGGAATCGACGAGCCTCAGAGTGCGTTCGTGCTAAAGGGGTTTGTCGAATCGTCATGA